A genomic region of Erythrobacter sp. SCSIO 43205 contains the following coding sequences:
- the ispH gene encoding 4-hydroxy-3-methylbut-2-enyl diphosphate reductase, translating into MNAPVTQNVTDQTIPASTEPLNLLIAAPRGFCAGVDRAIEIVEKALERYGAPVYVRHEIVHNKYVVEGLKAKGAIFVKELDEVPTDAPVVFSAHGVPKSVPAEAERRNMIYVDATCPLVSKVHRQAERQLEKGRHIIFVGHEGHPEVIGTMGQVEPGQMTLVENIEDVDKLPFDADEPLAYLTQTTLSVDDTREVIQALEWRYPNIRGPKAEDICYATSNRQAAVKELAQDCDLVLVVGAPNSSNSLRLVEVAERLGTPGKLIQRADEIDPCWLDGVNTVGLTAGASAPEILVREVVEALAKLRPISEREIKHTEEKMVFKLPRQLTE; encoded by the coding sequence ATGAACGCGCCAGTAACTCAGAATGTAACGGATCAAACCATCCCGGCTTCAACGGAGCCATTGAACCTTTTGATCGCGGCCCCGCGCGGTTTTTGCGCAGGCGTTGATCGTGCGATTGAGATCGTGGAGAAGGCGCTCGAACGCTATGGCGCGCCCGTTTATGTCCGCCACGAAATAGTCCACAACAAATATGTGGTCGAGGGGCTGAAGGCCAAAGGCGCGATTTTCGTCAAGGAATTGGACGAAGTGCCCACCGATGCGCCCGTTGTTTTCAGCGCGCATGGCGTTCCAAAATCCGTGCCCGCCGAGGCGGAACGGCGCAATATGATCTACGTCGATGCGACCTGCCCGCTGGTGTCAAAGGTGCACCGTCAGGCCGAACGCCAGCTTGAAAAAGGGCGGCACATCATCTTTGTCGGTCACGAAGGCCACCCAGAGGTCATCGGCACCATGGGCCAGGTTGAACCGGGTCAAATGACGCTGGTTGAAAACATCGAGGACGTGGACAAACTGCCATTCGATGCCGACGAGCCGCTGGCTTATCTCACGCAAACGACGCTTTCGGTGGATGACACGCGCGAAGTGATCCAGGCGCTCGAATGGCGCTATCCCAATATCAGGGGCCCTAAGGCAGAGGACATTTGTTACGCCACCTCCAACCGTCAGGCAGCGGTCAAGGAATTGGCGCAGGATTGCGATCTGGTGCTGGTTGTGGGTGCGCCCAATTCGTCCAACTCGCTGCGCCTTGTCGAGGTTGCCGAGAGGCTGGGCACGCCGGGCAAGCTGATCCAGCGGGCTGATGAGATTGACCCATGCTGGCTCGATGGTGTCAACACGGTCGGTCTTACCGCAGGGGCTTCTGCCCCGGAAATACTGGTGCGAGAAGTGGTGGAGGCGTTGGCCAAGCTGCGCCCGATCAGCGAACGCGAAATCAAGCACACCGAAGAGAAAATGGTGTTCAAACTTCCCCGTCAATTGACAGAATGA